The Flavobacterium faecale genome has a segment encoding these proteins:
- a CDS encoding DUF3945 domain-containing protein: MEPSEKYIDNVPVEGQFSDVSLLIDKNKKKIETSKENGKNKDLQTLISNKKNENQFMRVDKQGDLFSNFFSNFYSQLKDPIHFHFFKGMIETVKTITDYKQENNTIMETKQSTPETSDYRYKVEQIDWKAMTNLGLSKERLEKMNLLDPLLKGFKTNELVPVSLDLGTSVTRMDARLSLQAKEDGQVVLAIHGIRKEPQLQFKFFGHEFTKEDKDNLLKNGNMGRIVDLTNPKTGEKIPSIISIDKLTNELIALRTTLIKIPNEIKGVKLDDQQKNILSEGKPLYLEGMISKTGEPFNASVQFNADKRYVEFLFDRGSINKQTENQNIEAPKNFRGKELDAAQFEKFKEGQTVYVSGLLDKKGKEYQGYITFDKDSGKTGFSFDNPNKVKEKAQTKEESKTQVAVNSEGKTNEATKNSKEPLKSKQTNPDSSKQQEEQEKPKAAAKSKGRKM; this comes from the coding sequence ATGGAGCCGAGCGAAAAATATATTGATAATGTACCAGTAGAAGGACAGTTTTCAGATGTTTCATTGCTAATAGATAAAAACAAAAAGAAAATTGAGACTTCAAAGGAAAATGGTAAAAATAAAGATTTGCAAACCTTAATTTCTAATAAAAAAAATGAAAATCAATTCATGCGTGTTGACAAACAAGGCGATTTGTTTTCTAATTTTTTTTCCAATTTTTATTCACAGCTTAAAGATCCAATACATTTTCATTTTTTTAAAGGAATGATTGAAACAGTAAAAACTATAACAGATTATAAACAAGAAAACAATACGATTATGGAAACAAAACAGTCAACCCCAGAAACTAGCGACTATCGCTATAAAGTAGAGCAAATAGATTGGAAAGCAATGACTAATCTGGGATTAAGCAAAGAGCGTCTCGAAAAAATGAACTTATTAGACCCGCTGTTAAAAGGATTTAAGACCAATGAATTGGTTCCCGTAAGTCTTGATTTGGGAACATCAGTTACACGAATGGATGCAAGACTTTCTCTCCAAGCTAAAGAGGATGGACAAGTTGTTCTAGCCATTCACGGAATTCGAAAAGAACCCCAATTACAATTTAAGTTCTTTGGTCATGAATTTACAAAAGAAGACAAAGATAATTTGTTGAAAAATGGAAATATGGGGAGAATAGTTGATTTAACAAATCCTAAGACAGGTGAAAAAATTCCGTCGATTATTAGTATAGATAAACTGACTAACGAACTTATCGCACTTCGAACAACATTAATCAAGATACCCAATGAAATCAAGGGTGTTAAACTTGATGATCAACAAAAAAATATATTATCGGAAGGAAAACCTTTGTATTTGGAAGGTATGATTTCTAAAACAGGAGAGCCTTTTAACGCTTCAGTACAGTTTAACGCAGACAAACGATATGTTGAGTTTCTATTCGACAGAGGAAGCATCAACAAGCAAACTGAAAATCAAAATATTGAAGCTCCTAAAAACTTTCGTGGGAAAGAACTAGATGCTGCACAATTTGAAAAATTCAAAGAAGGACAAACAGTTTATGTAAGTGGTTTGCTTGATAAAAAAGGAAAAGAATATCAAGGCTATATCACATTCGATAAAGACAGTGGTAAAACAGGTTTCTCATTTGATAATCCGAATAAAGTAAAGGAAAAAGCGCAAACTAAAGAAGAAAGTAAAACACAGGTTGCTGTAAACTCTGAAGGTAAAACCAACGAGGCTACTAAAAACAGCAAAGAGCCCTTGAAAAGCAAACAGACTAATCCTGATAGCTCAAAGCAGCAAGAGGAACAGGAGAAGCCAAAAGCAGCTGCTAAATCGAAAGGTCGAAAAATGTAA
- a CDS encoding helix-turn-helix domain-containing protein produces the protein MNIDRIEFIAWMERIMDRFDILNEQVNNVQKNRNNIDGEELLDNQDLLQMLKISNRSLQRYRSSGKLPYYTISGKIYYKLSDVHQFIRDSFNAPCHYIRVN, from the coding sequence ATGAATATAGATAGAATTGAATTTATAGCCTGGATGGAGCGTATCATGGATCGTTTTGATATTTTAAATGAACAAGTTAATAATGTTCAAAAGAATCGAAATAATATTGACGGAGAAGAACTGCTAGATAATCAAGACCTACTTCAGATGTTAAAAATTAGTAATCGTTCACTTCAACGTTACAGATCTTCAGGTAAATTACCTTATTACACAATTAGTGGAAAAATCTATTATAAATTATCAGATGTTCATCAATTTATTCGAGATAGTTTTAACGCTCCTTGCCATTACATAAGAGTCAATTAA
- a CDS encoding RteC domain-containing protein, translating into MKNSLNYLLDDIKKVESVFVEGDCCLIDESYKLTTYLRKVLEDTKDKIFEEGFEDESEEINFFKNIKPQILGKLIFYNKVFRIETSCPVYNGKMYEAYFINELEELKQDFNEHIRNSDFYRYYRSGRNDKDNEYYTLGKINYHNGLSSIVFEIDSSFSTYYDYKVAKIIANELLYHYLLSKTDTDHTINQTLQNSESVKDLFWTDSKNSLIELIYALHASGAISHGKVSIRKINLAFFVLFKIHLGDIHHAFHRMKERTGSRTAFIDQLKLSLEDYMNKNL; encoded by the coding sequence ATGAAAAACTCATTAAATTATTTACTAGATGATATTAAGAAAGTTGAGTCAGTTTTTGTTGAAGGTGACTGTTGCTTGATAGATGAATCGTATAAATTAACAACCTACTTACGTAAAGTTTTAGAAGATACAAAAGACAAAATATTTGAAGAAGGATTTGAAGATGAGTCCGAAGAAATTAATTTCTTTAAAAATATAAAGCCTCAAATATTAGGGAAGTTAATTTTTTACAACAAAGTATTTAGGATTGAAACATCCTGTCCTGTATATAATGGAAAAATGTATGAGGCCTATTTCATCAATGAATTAGAAGAACTTAAGCAAGATTTCAATGAGCATATTCGTAATTCGGATTTTTATAGATACTACCGGTCGGGTAGGAATGATAAAGATAATGAGTACTATACATTAGGGAAGATCAATTATCACAACGGACTTAGTAGTATAGTATTCGAAATAGATTCTAGCTTTTCAACTTATTACGATTATAAAGTGGCTAAAATAATAGCTAATGAATTACTCTATCATTACTTATTATCGAAAACAGATACTGACCATACGATTAATCAAACACTTCAAAATTCAGAATCGGTCAAAGATTTGTTTTGGACTGATTCAAAAAATTCACTTATAGAATTGATTTATGCGCTCCATGCTAGCGGAGCTATCTCTCATGGGAAAGTAAGTATTCGGAAAATCAATTTAGCTTTTTTCGTTTTATTTAAAATTCATTTGGGTGATATTCACCATGCATTTCACCGGATGAAAGAAAGAACAGGTTCGAGAACAGCTTTCATAGACCAGCTAAAATTATCACTTGAAGATTATATGAATAAGAATTTATGA
- a CDS encoding transposase yields MQSLGQHPRFKQVKFTIKSKIFLLHSTTISLFDWAKYKRAKGAIKMHTLFDFEGNLLAYINITNGKTADNKGDYEIPLLKGRVIVANRFYNDFSLLNIWDSNEVFLVIRHKENLQFTTVKENEVPEYRHHHIIKDEIIES; encoded by the coding sequence ATGCAAAGTTTAGGACAGCATCCTAGATTTAAGCAAGTTAAATTTACAATTAAGTCAAAGATTTTTTTACTACATTCAACTACAATAAGTTTGTTTGATTGGGCAAAATATAAGAGAGCCAAAGGAGCTATAAAAATGCACACATTATTCGATTTTGAGGGTAATCTCCTAGCTTATATTAACATTACTAATGGCAAAACGGCAGATAACAAAGGGGATTACGAGATTCCTCTACTAAAGGGCAGAGTTATTGTTGCTAATAGATTTTATAATGATTTCTCACTATTAAATATTTGGGACAGTAATGAGGTATTTTTAGTAATTAGACATAAGGAAAATTTGCAATTCACAACAGTCAAAGAAAATGAGGTACCCGAATATCGTCATCACCATATTATCAAAGATGAAATTATCGAATCTTAG
- a CDS encoding DUF4372 domain-containing protein — translation MANITLFSQIISKLDRSKFNKIVSKIETDKHIKGFNSWNHLVSMLFCQFAKSQSVRYINNGLRSATGKLNHLGINKAPSKSSISYQNKNRSHELLEIIILN, via the coding sequence ATGGCGAATATAACGCTGTTTTCTCAAATAATCTCAAAGTTAGACCGTTCGAAATTCAATAAAATAGTTTCCAAGATAGAAACAGACAAGCATATTAAAGGATTCAACAGCTGGAATCACTTAGTTTCAATGCTTTTTTGTCAATTTGCAAAGAGTCAGTCTGTTCGATATATTAACAATGGACTTCGATCTGCAACAGGGAAACTAAATCATCTTGGAATAAATAAAGCTCCATCAAAGTCTTCGATAAGTTATCAAAACAAAAATCGCTCTCATGAACTTTTAGAGATTATTATTTTGAACTGA